From the Vibrio vulnificus CMCP6 genome, the window TCGTCAATTGGGTTGCCATTGTCGGCCACCAATACATCCACATATTGATCGGTTTCCACTACGCTGATGTCAATGTCGCTTTGTGCGCCTGAGTAGCGGATTGCGTTATCCAGTAGGTTACGAAACAGCGCTTCGAGCAGAGTTTTATCACCTTGCAACGACACTTCTGCGCTCTGCAAACTGAGCTCTTGTTGCTGCTTTAAGGCCAACAACGCCATATCCGCCATCACGCTTTGCAGCAGCTTATCAAGTTCGACGCTGTCGCACGCCAGCTCGCTGGCGTTTTCTACCTTAGCCAAGGTTAGCAACTGGTGAATCAAACGGTCGGTACGGTCAATGCCTTTGAGGATGTTATTGAGGTCATGAGAAAGTTGCTGCGGATTCTCGCTGGCGAGGGCATTCTCTGCATTCAGGCGCAAAATAGTTAGGGGTGTTTTCAGCTCGTGCGCCGCAGTGCGCGTAAAACGTTTTTCACGCTGCCATGCTTGCTCTAACGCGCTGAGCAACTGGTTGAGAGCATCCACTAATGGGGTGAGCTCCTGCGTTGGCTGATCCACTTCAATGCGATCCAACTTGTTGGCGCTGCGATGGCTGATAGCGGCGCGCAGAGATTCGATCGGGCGAAAATTCTTATCAATTAACCACAGCAAAATCACCAACAACGCGGGCAATAAAATCAGTTGTGGCAAAGCGGTCGATAGGGCAATTTCACTGATGATTTCGTTGCGAACGCGATGATTTTCCGCCACTACGATCCATTCGGAATGGCCGGATTCTGCAGGAGAAGATAGCTGAAAAATACGCCAACGTTCGCCATTCATCTGGGTATCACGAAAGCCGTTTTTTTGCG encodes:
- a CDS encoding ATP-binding protein, with the translated sequence MKSSQPFSIKRRLTLSVSLLSCFLLIMTMYFSYSSAQHEVGEVYDARLGQTAKLMLMAWSIAPEKDSLQQHQQQFEQWRTNLRRLAREDDDEGTAFGHPYEQNLVLQFFRHGDLIWSSDSSLTALGSETQKNGFRDTQMNGERWRIFQLSSPAESGHSEWIVVAENHRVRNEIISEIALSTALPQLILLPALLVILLWLIDKNFRPIESLRAAISHRSANKLDRIEVDQPTQELTPLVDALNQLLSALEQAWQREKRFTRTAAHELKTPLTILRLNAENALASENPQQLSHDLNNILKGIDRTDRLIHQLLTLAKVENASELACDSVELDKLLQSVMADMALLALKQQQELSLQSAEVSLQGDKTLLEALFRNLLDNAIRYSGAQSDIDISVVETDQYVDVLVADNGNPIDEASRGKLFEPFFRANSEKGDGAGLGMAICQDIAKLHNATLELLPRSEHHNVFRVRFWRTTP